The stretch of DNA TTCACCGTTGTTGTCGCCCCACCATTGGTCAGCAGTGATGGTCATTGTACCAATGTGGTTGTTGGTGCTCCATGCCTTCAGGATGTGAATCTTGAAGTCGAGCTTCATTGTGTTGCAGAGTGGCAGTGGGTTGGGGAGCGTTGCCTCTTCATAGGGCTGGTAATAAACCCAGTTGGCAGAGTTGTCTCCAAGCCGTGCACCATACTCAACATCCCACCGGGGTATGCCGTTGATAAGGGACTGACCGATACCCATGTCATCCTGCTCGATGGAGATTGACATCCAGGTGTTGCCGATGTTCCTGATAGTCGGCCTGTCTGAAGTGCCAAATGTTGCGTCACCGCTGATTGGCTTCCAGTTGCTGATCGAGACTGCACCGTAGTTCACTGAGGTAAAGTCGAGCTCAAATGCTGCAACCGGAACATAGTAGAACTGACTCCAGACTGCATCACTTGGGTTGTCATTCTGGTCAAATGCGGTTGTTTTGACTGGATACCAGCCGCCTGGCTGTTTGTAGTACTTGTCTGCACAGCCCCAGAAGAGTTTCGCTTCGTCCTGGCTGAGCTTATAATCAATTTCTGCCCATGTGTAACCGTTGAAGGTGACAAGTCCTGCCTGGTAAGCAGCCTGTAAGGCAGCCCGGGCGGCAGCTTTCTCTGCTTCGTCATTGTAGGCGTACCAGTTGTCAGCAACGACCTGATACTTGTAGGACCCATCCCACTCGTTCCATACTACTTCAGTGCTCTCATCATTGAGGCCCTGTGCATTACCCAGTGGGTGCCAGATCTGGAACGAGACCTGTCTGATTGTGCCTGGTCCCTGAGCATCAAAGACAACTGCATAGTAGCAGACTTCCTTTGTTCCCTCATATTCGATGGGTGGCATGAACTGTGGTCCGGAGACCTGGTGTCTCGGGTCGCCATCTTCCAGTGAGTTTGAGGTGTCCTGTTGCCAGACCGCCATCACAACAGGTGGATCTCCTCCTCCTGACTGAATGGTGGCGCTTGTAAGCACGGCTGGCGAAGCAACCGCACTTACCGGTAAGGCAATAAATGCCAGTACCATCATCAGTGCAACCATTGTGGCTGCAGCTTTTCCGATTATCATCATTTTTCCTCCTTACTCTCTTCGATTCTTGTGGCAGGCATGGGTGTATCGAATCGTATGGCACGGTAGGCGACTTCATTGTCATTTGATGTCATGACACATTGTCATTGGAACGTCCGGGAAATCACCCGCCAATCAGGCTCATTTGTTTATTGGTGCTGCCCTCTCCGGACTGGCTTCTGTGTCTACCTGTGCTGATTATAGCTATATCTTTGAAATATATATAATTATTCATTATAATAATTTATAAATATATTATAGAAAAAGAGTAAGCAATAAAAGGATTATGATTCATCATACTTTCTTAAATTCATTATTCTTAAAAAACAACTCATGATTATTCCTTTACTCATTTTTTTACCTATTCAAACAGATGAAAAAAGCCCCCCTCTCTTCCCATGGAAAATCCCTCGTATCCTCAAAAAAACCCTGCGTTATTGATAGTTAGAATGGCTTAATCGGTTGTCCTCAAATTCTTATATCGATTTAAATTACCTCATTTGTAAAATAATGCGATTATTGAACTGCGCATGCTATTATGAGAATATATTTGTCATTTTTTATCTCTGGATTACTACCCTGATTATTCTTATGTAACATTGAACTGAACCTGTGGTCTGCCATTTTAAATTGAATGGGGTTTGGGATCATGGATAATCCGAATGAATCAAAGAGAATTTGCTGACAATCTGAATGTTCTGACGACTGGTATCACCAGATTTTTTTCAACCGATGGAGCTGAGGAAAGCGTTTCATCAGTTGGATACATCCACTATGAACGGATTAATGCACATATCGCTCTTTGATACAATTATCTGAGAAAAAATTCAGATACTGGGATCACCCTTCGGAACTATTCCTGAATAAGAAGATCACCCTGATCGTATGCTTCGTTTGCGAACCGAAGGTGTTTATGTTTCGTGAGGCCTGGTACACCCTTCTCCCGCAGATTAAAAGGATCTTCGGAGTGAACAACAGTTGAGATATACAGGAACAAGAGAAAGGCGTTCAAGATACCTACCTGATGGACCATCTGCATGCATAGCATGATAGATGACTTATCCATCTCCACGGAGGAAGTTACCGTCGTTGGTTTTGATATCCTCATACATGAGGGGGACAATGATCAGAGAAATGAACAATTAAGTAAGGTACGTTCTCCCAGTATTGCCATAGCTAAACCTGGTACGAAAAAAATGGTATATTTTTTGGGTGGGGGTACTTTCTACGCCTGAAACTCACCGTGCCACTCTGATCTTTAGATCTCTGAATGTATGATGACAATACCTATCGAGGACTAGTATTGTATTTCATCACCCTTTCAGTCATTCGTTTCACGTTCATGATTGCCTTTACCAATGTGATTGATCAAACCAAAGCTACACATCTCCCCATATCCCCATCAGGGCCTTCGGAATAGTGCTATCCTGAATGACCCTGATCACAGCTTACAGGGAGATCCTGTTTCTGTCTCATTAACTCTTTGATGAGTATATCCTTTCTGATCAATCTCTTCTTGATAATCTTCCCCCTGTGGCGAATAGTATCAGCATCATCGATGCAACAATGACTGATATCGGTGAGAGTGGTGATGCCTGCGGTTGTGCCTGCGGTTCAGCACCCGATACGGTTAATGATATCTCTTTCGTTTCGGTTCGCTGACCTTCATATAATGCCCAGTATTTAATCTGATATTCTCCTGGTTCATCAAGCGTTACATAGGAGAAGAGCTCAGCATGACTACCCACCGGAACCAGCACTGTGTCTCCGGAGATAACATTGACAAAGTTGCCATTTTTAAAGATTTCTGCATTCAGGACTGCCCGGGTTGATATTCTTCCGGTATTGGTAAATATACTACTCAGTTTTATCGGAGTGCCAGCCCGCATCATCCCCTCGTACTTAAGTTCGTCAATCTTTCCGTCACGGCTCAGCTGACCATATGGGAAGATTTCAAAACCAATCTCCTGAGATGCAATTGTCTGACCACGAAGAGATGCCACGACACTGGCTGTGTACGTTCCTGGTTCCATACCATCGGTATCCCACTCAACCATAATCGCTTCAGATGTATCTGGTATGACCTGTTTTTCACTGGACTTCGCCTCTCCAACGACGTTTCCATTCTTTTTAATAGTGGTGTGAACCTCGGGGCTAACAATAACATTTCCTGTATTTCTGAAGCGGGTATTGATAACAAGGGGCACTCCTGTCTCAGTATCAGCTACTGTAATGGTCTCAACATTTCCTGATACAATCTCAGCGCCGGTAACATGGATCGTTACAGTGGTTCGAGCCCTCAGCACTGTTCCAACACCTCCCACGACATCTTCGCTCCGTGTCTCAGCGATAATTCTTGCCTGATAGGTGCCAGTTGGTGTATCTGATGGAACTTTGGCTCTGAAAACCAATTGAGAATTACCCTTGGCTGGTATGAACATCTCAGTGATTGGAGTTTGTCGATCATCGAAACGGTAGAGATTAATCCAGTCGCCTGCAACACCATCTGTCCGGACATTAACATTGACACCTTTTTCACCGGGATTGAAGAGTGTCAGTGTTCTATCATAGGTTCCACCGCGAGTGGCCTGATTAATCGTTATCTCATTTGGTCCTATGCCGATACCTGAAGCCATAGCAGGTTGGCAAAACATTGCCAAAAGTGTTATAACAACCAAAAGGATCGATAATCTGCATAATCCATTCATTTTACCTTTTTCCTCCTTCGACGTTGCAGAGATCTTGCTTCCACTCAAAAAAACAGGGGTTCATGCCTATTTCTGGCATGTCCCTCCGTTAATACGAGGCTGAACTGTTTCCAGACCAAACCTGATCTCATGCAGGGTAGTATTCCTTCTCAACTCTTCTCCAATGTATTAATTTCCCCACCATTGATCGGCAGTAATTATCATTGTACCGCCATAGGTACTTCCACTCCACGCCTTCAGGATATGGATCTTAAAGTCAAGCTTTCCTGTGTTGCAGAGCGGCAGGGGGTTGGGCAACGTTGCCTCCTCATAGGGCTTATACTCAACCCAGTTGTTTGAATTATCCCCAAGCCGAGCACCATATTCAACATCCCATCTGGGAATGCCATTTATGAGTGACTGGCCGATACCCATGTCATCCTGTTCTATGACAATTGAGACATACGTGTTACCAATATTTCTGACTGTTGGTCGATCTGCGGTTCCGAAGTTTGCGTCCCCACTGATCGGCTTCCATTGGCTCAATGCGATCTTTCCGTAATCAATTGTTGTGAAATCCAGTTCTACACCTGCAACCGGTACAAGATAGAACTTGCTTTCCACTGTGTCGCTAGGATTATCATTGATGTCAAAGGCTGTAGTTTTGACAGTCAACCATCCTCCCGGCGTATTATAAAAGTGACTAACACCTCCCCAGAAGAGTTTTGCCTCGTCCTGGCTGAGCTTATAATCCACTTCTTCCCATGTTGCACCGTTAAATGTAACAAGACCTGCCTCATATGCGGCTTTTACAGCAGCTCTTGCTGCAGCCTTATCATTCTCATCATCATGGGCGTAATAATTGTCAGCAATGTTCTGATACCTGTATCGTCCATCCCAGACGTGCCAGTTTATATCAACCTCTTCATCACCGAGCTGCTGGGCATTCCCACGTGGATTGTAGGTTTGGAATGATACCTCGGATATCGTATCCGGTCCCTGTTCATCAAAGACCACTGCATAATTATATACTCTCTTAAAGCCCCTGTAGGTAACTGGCGGCATAAACTGGGGTCCAGGTATCTGGTGATCAGGATCTCCATCTTCTAATGAGGGGGTTGTATCCTGCTGCCATACCGCCATTATCCAGGGGGGATCTCCTCCACCAGACTGGACCGTAACGTTTGTCGTCACTGTATCGGCACTTACCGGTACTGCGACCAAGGCAAACATCATCAATAATGTAACCATTATGGTTGCTTTTTTTCCAATAATCATCTATTCCTCCTCCTTTCCTCGTTTAATCCGGATGACAGCTTCAGGTCAATCGATCGGATGGCACGGTAGTCAATATCTCCCACCCAATGTCTGTTTTAATGTCATTGTTACGATTTGGGAATGTACACGCAATC from Methanocalculus alkaliphilus encodes:
- a CDS encoding DUF3324 domain-containing protein; translated protein: MASGIGIGPNEITINQATRGGTYDRTLTLFNPGEKGVNVNVRTDGVAGDWINLYRFDDRQTPITEMFIPAKGNSQLVFRAKVPSDTPTGTYQARIIAETRSEDVVGGVGTVLRARTTVTIHVTGAEIVSGNVETITVADTETGVPLVINTRFRNTGNVIVSPEVHTTIKKNGNVVGEAKSSEKQVIPDTSEAIMVEWDTDGMEPGTYTASVVASLRGQTIASQEIGFEIFPYGQLSRDGKIDELKYEGMMRAGTPIKLSSIFTNTGRISTRAVLNAEIFKNGNFVNVISGDTVLVPVGSHAELFSYVTLDEPGEYQIKYWALYEGQRTETKEISLTVSGAEPQAQPQASPLSPISVIVASMMLILFATGGRLSRRD